One Cyanobacteria bacterium GSL.Bin1 genomic region harbors:
- a CDS encoding Uma2 family endonuclease: MMNPLLLDKLKTHPELLSDEASQQYTITDVSWETYEALLTDLGDNFSGLRVHYLEGVLEITMPSRQHEVFKENIGRLLGVYFEETRTRFYSLGSTTFRNEAKRRGAEPDLSFCIGTNKALPDIAIEVIKTSGAINKLAIYQGLNVAEVWFWQENRFTLYHLGDQEYEQREFSQFLPDLDFNLLASYVTYSEPLDAVLEYRQALYQRRE, from the coding sequence ATGATGAATCCTCTGTTACTCGACAAACTCAAAACGCATCCTGAGTTGCTGTCGGATGAAGCGAGTCAGCAATACACCATTACCGATGTCAGTTGGGAAACTTACGAAGCCCTTTTGACAGACTTGGGGGATAATTTCTCAGGGTTGCGGGTTCATTATTTAGAGGGAGTCTTGGAAATTACAATGCCCAGTCGTCAGCATGAAGTGTTTAAAGAAAACATTGGACGACTGCTTGGGGTTTATTTTGAAGAAACGCGCACCCGTTTTTATAGTTTAGGATCAACCACCTTTAGAAATGAAGCCAAACGACGCGGGGCAGAACCTGATTTATCGTTTTGTATTGGTACCAACAAAGCCTTACCAGATATTGCGATTGAAGTGATTAAAACCAGTGGCGCGATCAATAAATTAGCCATTTACCAAGGCTTAAATGTTGCAGAGGTCTGGTTCTGGCAAGAGAATCGCTTTACACTTTATCATTTAGGAGATCAGGAATATGAGCAAAGGGAATTTAGCCAATTTCTTCCTGATTTAGATTTCAACTTGCTGGCAAGTTATGTAACCTATTCGGA
- a CDS encoding nucleotidyltransferase, whose protein sequence is MLEVNNISIPIELPMQQIAKFCQRWQVIEFALFGSVLRNDFRPDSDVDVMVQFHPDAHPKFRTLDQMEAELKTIFHREVDLITREGIEASRNDLRRREILSSMQVIYAK, encoded by the coding sequence ATGCTGGAGGTCAACAATATCTCTATCCCCATTGAATTGCCGATGCAACAAATTGCTAAGTTTTGTCAACGTTGGCAAGTCATTGAATTTGCCCTGTTTGGTTCAGTTCTAAGGAATGATTTTCGTCCAGATAGTGATGTTGATGTCATGGTGCAATTTCATCCAGATGCTCACCCGAAGTTTAGAACACTAGATCAAATGGAAGCAGAACTAAAAACGATATTTCATCGCGAGGTTGACTTAATTACTCGTGAAGGCATTGAAGCCAGTCGCAACGACTTACGCCGTCGTGAAATTCTTTCCTCGATGCAAGTGATTTATGCAAAATGA